In Streptomyces sp. NBC_01717, one DNA window encodes the following:
- a CDS encoding sensor histidine kinase, whose product MRPRNVWQALASPRYLLSSWPWRSAGYLLSGALAGILVLVVITLGVVLGGVLSLVAVGLPLLVLTALCGIPVGAMERGRLRLIDRFPTPDPHRRPAEPGLWSWLTYRYREQATWRELGYALLLAVVLWPLDALALAACAAVPLSLMSTPAVMQLYGNGEEARVVKQWTVTGWPEAFATAAAGLVLLALGCCVLGLLAGAQAELTRLLIGDRRSELGDRVTELTRSRVRLVDAFEAERRRIERDLHDGAQQRIVALTMTLGLARLDAPPGPLADQLAKAHHEAGQALAELRELIHGIHPKVLADYGLEAAVSDAADRSPTPVDLDLALPDRYPEAVEAAAYFVVCEALANIARHSGASRAEVTGGHTAGRLFLEVRDDGRGGARTGSGGTGLTGLADRVSVLDGRLALSSPPGGPTLLRVEIPCVPCLPCERTDHSV is encoded by the coding sequence ATGCGCCCCCGGAATGTGTGGCAGGCCCTGGCGAGCCCCCGCTATCTGCTGTCGTCCTGGCCCTGGCGGTCGGCCGGATACCTGCTGAGCGGGGCCCTCGCAGGCATCCTCGTACTCGTCGTGATCACGCTTGGCGTGGTGCTCGGCGGCGTGCTCTCCCTCGTGGCCGTCGGACTGCCGCTGCTGGTCCTGACGGCTCTCTGCGGTATTCCGGTGGGAGCCATGGAGCGGGGCAGGCTCCGCCTGATCGACCGGTTCCCGACGCCCGATCCGCACCGGCGGCCGGCCGAGCCGGGCCTGTGGAGCTGGCTGACGTACCGCTACCGGGAACAGGCCACCTGGCGGGAACTCGGATACGCGCTGCTGCTCGCCGTGGTCCTCTGGCCGCTCGACGCCCTTGCGCTCGCGGCCTGTGCGGCCGTCCCGCTGTCGCTGATGTCCACCCCCGCGGTGATGCAGCTGTACGGGAACGGCGAAGAGGCCCGCGTGGTGAAGCAATGGACGGTCACCGGCTGGCCCGAAGCCTTCGCCACCGCGGCGGCCGGTCTCGTACTCCTCGCACTCGGCTGCTGCGTCCTCGGCCTGCTGGCCGGAGCGCAGGCCGAACTGACCCGGCTTCTGATCGGCGACCGTCGAAGCGAGTTGGGTGACAGGGTCACCGAACTCACCAGATCCCGCGTCCGGTTGGTCGACGCATTCGAGGCGGAGCGCCGCCGCATCGAACGCGACCTCCACGACGGGGCCCAGCAGCGCATCGTCGCACTCACCATGACCCTCGGACTCGCCCGCCTCGACGCCCCGCCCGGCCCTCTCGCCGACCAGCTGGCCAAGGCTCATCACGAGGCGGGCCAGGCGCTCGCCGAACTGCGCGAGCTGATCCACGGCATCCACCCCAAGGTGCTGGCCGACTACGGCCTGGAGGCGGCTGTCTCCGACGCAGCCGACCGCTCGCCGACACCCGTCGACCTGGACCTGGCCCTGCCCGACCGGTACCCGGAAGCCGTCGAGGCGGCCGCGTACTTCGTGGTCTGCGAGGCCTTGGCGAACATCGCCAGGCACAGCGGCGCGAGCCGCGCCGAAGTGACGGGCGGCCACACGGCGGGCCGGCTGTTCCTGGAGGTCCGCGACGACGGCCGCGGCGGGGCACGCACCGGCAGCGGAGGAACGGGACTCACCGGCCTCGCCGACCGGGTGTCCGTACTGGATGGCAGACTTGCGCTGTCCAGCCCGCCCGGCGGCCCGACCCTCTTGCGCGTGGAGATTCCTTGCGTTCCCTGCCTTCCCTGCGAGCGGACCGATCACTCCGTGTAG